The following proteins come from a genomic window of Triticum aestivum cultivar Chinese Spring chromosome 6A, IWGSC CS RefSeq v2.1, whole genome shotgun sequence:
- the LOC123127218 gene encoding uncharacterized protein, translated as MGEMRRWEEEGRNGEGLTDAVALAGGWLAAGSHENGGTRVAPSPAARAGRRRCTGGVGATVRWASDVQPALALQLLHQRRYIGEMQQPDKRNALLHHHTDAPSPSDGKCDPDEAAPLHQGLPQQCGLDGTTPIHQGLAPWCGHDITAPLHRRLQPEILEQVCRFIGTNVQKEDAQ; from the exons ATGGGAGAGATGAGGAGatgggaggaggaaggaaggaacgGGGAGGGACTCACCGACGCGGTGGCACTCGCCGGAGGCTGGCTGGCGGCAGGGTCACACGAAAACGGCGGCACGCGTGTGGCACCCTCCCCGGCGGCGCGAGCAGGAAGGAGGAGGTGCACAGGAGGCGTAGGTGCTACGGTGAGATGGGCTTCAGATGTGCAGCCGGCCCTAGCGCTGCAACTTCTGCATCAGAGAAG GTACATTGGTGAAATGCAGCAACCAGATAAAAGAAATGCATTACTCCATCACCACACTGATGCTCCATCTCCCTCTGATGGCAAGTGCGACCCTGATGAAGCTGCTCCCCTACATCAAGGACTACCCCAACAGTGCGGCCTTGATGGCACAACTCCCATACACCAAGGACTAGCCCCATGGTGCGGCCACGACATCACTGCTCCCCTACACCGCCGACTACAACCTGAGATCTTAGAACAG GTTTGCAGGTTCATTGGAACAAATGTTCAAAAGGAAGATGCACAGTAA
- the LOC123130540 gene encoding uncharacterized protein, with product MARVSLILAAAVLACAVLATRHAAAAGAGAAAAAAAGPAAPAPGGFACNPLKDKTCKLGEPKAPEDTEEEGGLGTKLPSLTSISIPGAGKVDRDGDGDTDEDDELPSFDTHMTILGH from the coding sequence ATGGCGCGCGTGTCGCTGATCCTCGCCGCCGCGGTGCTCGCGTGCGCGGTGCTCGCCACCAGGCATGCGGCCGCCGCCGGGgccggggccgccgccgccgccgccgccggcccggcggCCCCCGCCCCCGGCGGCTTCGCCTGCAACCCACTCAAGGACAAGACGTGCAAGCTGGGGGAACCCAAGGCGCCGGAGGACACGGAGGAGGAGGGCGGGCTCGGCACGAAGCTGCCGTCCCTGACGTCCATCTCCATTCCTGGCGCCGGCAAGGTCGACCGCGACGGCGATGGAGACACCGACGAGGACGACGAGCTGCCGTCGTTCGACACCCACATGACCATCCTCGGCCACTGA